In one Gossypium hirsutum isolate 1008001.06 chromosome D09, Gossypium_hirsutum_v2.1, whole genome shotgun sequence genomic region, the following are encoded:
- the LOC107890187 gene encoding uncharacterized protein, whose product MADKKEGGIVKIGQVEGMKMAVSILMEFELPEGLLPLANVVEVGYVKETGYMWIVQEKKVEHEFKMISKLVSYDTDINGIVEKKRIKKLKGVKAKELMLWAPVSEITIDDKQPEKIHFKSLAGITKTFPGEAFAAGQ is encoded by the coding sequence ATGGCAGATAAAAAGGAAGGAGGCATCGTGAAGATAGGTCAAGTGGAAGGAATGAAAATGGCAGTTTCCATTTTGATGGAGTTCGAGCTTCCTGAAGGGCTTCTCCCTTTGGCTAACGTTGTTGAAGTGGGTTACGTGAAGGAGACTGGGTACATGTGGATTGTGCAAGAGAAGAAGGTGGAGCATGAGTTCAAGATGATCAGCAAGTTGGTGAGTTATGACACTGACATCAATGGCATTGTGGAGAAGAAAAGGATCAAGAAACTCAAGGGAGTCAAGGCCAAGGAGTTGATGTTATGGGCGCCTGTGAGTGAGATCACCATTGATGATAAACAACCAGAAAAGATCCATTTCAAGAGTCTTGCTGGCATCACCAAGACTTTCCCTGGCGAGGCTTTTGCTGCTGGCCAGTGA